A window of Vigna unguiculata cultivar IT97K-499-35 chromosome 4, ASM411807v1, whole genome shotgun sequence contains these coding sequences:
- the LOC114182738 gene encoding uncharacterized protein LOC114182738 isoform X2, which produces MRHLYSNFRKRFGGQKLKNLMWKAATVTHPVAWERVMRDIKKENEDAFKYLIAIPPRCKPVISMLEDIRIYMMKRWQSKRQKLEKMEGQICTKINSRLQEESKKSRYWIPSCAGGKVFEVAHLSVLGDKYVVNLDTQDCSCRKWMITGIPCCHALAAIRFLNLNAADYIPLCFRKSTFEEMYNSIIYPINGQNMWPTTDFPDVMPPHKRIMPGRPKKKRRLEQWELRKDDTQLRKGGHRKRCRVCRELGHNRTNCPQLPTQGQSSQPSDAPPQPTQPSQEPISATQQPTQPSQETIYATIQPNQPSQDPTSAPPQPTLPL; this is translated from the exons ATGAGGCATTTGTACTCTAATTTCAGAAAACGGTTTGGTGGCCAGAAGTTGAAAAACCTAATGTGGAAGGCAGCAACTGTGACACACCCTGTGGCCTGGGAAAGGGTAATGAGAGATATTAAAAAGGAGAATGAAGATGCTTTCAAGTACCTCATTGCTATACCACCTAG ATGCAAGCCTGTTATCTCAATGTTGGAAGACATACGAATATACATGATGAAGAGGTGGCAATCTAAAAGACAAAAGCTGGAAAAAATGGAAGGGCAAATCTGTACTAAAATAAACAGCAGACTACAAGAAGAATCCAAAAAAAGTAGATACTGGATCCCAAG TTGTGCTGGGGGGAAAGTATTTGAAGTTGCACACCTATCAGTGCTAGGTGACAAGTATGTTGTCAACCTAGACACCCAAGATTGCAGCTGTAGGAAGTGGATGATAACTGGCATCCCGTGCTGCCATGCACTTGCTGCCATCAGGTTCTTGAACTTGAATGCAGCAGATTATATCCCCCTATGTTTCAGGAAATCAACTTTTGAAGAGATGTACAACTCCATTATCTACCCTATCAATGGACAAAACATGTGGCCCACCACTGATTTTCCAGATGTCATGCCTCCACATAAAAGGATTATGCCTGGGCGACCCAAGAAAAAGAGAAGGCTGGAACAATGGGAGTTGAGGAAAGATGATACCCAATTACGAAAAGGTGGCCATAGAAAAAGATGCAGAGTTTGTCGTGAACTGGGGCACAATAGAACAAATTGCCCACAACTGCCTACACAAGGACAGTCCTCACAGCCAAGTGATGCTCCTCCACAACCAACCCAGCCATCTCAAGAGCCAATTTCTGCTACTCAACAACCAACCCAGCCATCTCAGGAGACAATTTATGCTACTATACAACCAAACCAGCCATCACAGGACCCAACTTCTGCTCCTCCACAACCAACCCTGCCACTCTGA
- the LOC114182738 gene encoding uncharacterized protein LOC114182738 isoform X1, with translation MRHLYSNFRKRFGGQKLKNLMWKAATVTHPVAWERVMRDIKKENEDAFKYLIAIPPRFWSRSRFTRNAVTDTVVNNMTEAFNSVLVDARCKPVISMLEDIRIYMMKRWQSKRQKLEKMEGQICTKINSRLQEESKKSRYWIPSCAGGKVFEVAHLSVLGDKYVVNLDTQDCSCRKWMITGIPCCHALAAIRFLNLNAADYIPLCFRKSTFEEMYNSIIYPINGQNMWPTTDFPDVMPPHKRIMPGRPKKKRRLEQWELRKDDTQLRKGGHRKRCRVCRELGHNRTNCPQLPTQGQSSQPSDAPPQPTQPSQEPISATQQPTQPSQETIYATIQPNQPSQDPTSAPPQPTLPL, from the exons ATGAGGCATTTGTACTCTAATTTCAGAAAACGGTTTGGTGGCCAGAAGTTGAAAAACCTAATGTGGAAGGCAGCAACTGTGACACACCCTGTGGCCTGGGAAAGGGTAATGAGAGATATTAAAAAGGAGAATGAAGATGCTTTCAAGTACCTCATTGCTATACCACCTAG GTTTTGGTCCAGATCAAGATTCACTAGGAATGCTGTGACTGACACAGTAGTAAATAACATGACAGAGGCATTTAACAGTGTGCTTGTTGATGCTAGATGCAAGCCTGTTATCTCAATGTTGGAAGACATACGAATATACATGATGAAGAGGTGGCAATCTAAAAGACAAAAGCTGGAAAAAATGGAAGGGCAAATCTGTACTAAAATAAACAGCAGACTACAAGAAGAATCCAAAAAAAGTAGATACTGGATCCCAAG TTGTGCTGGGGGGAAAGTATTTGAAGTTGCACACCTATCAGTGCTAGGTGACAAGTATGTTGTCAACCTAGACACCCAAGATTGCAGCTGTAGGAAGTGGATGATAACTGGCATCCCGTGCTGCCATGCACTTGCTGCCATCAGGTTCTTGAACTTGAATGCAGCAGATTATATCCCCCTATGTTTCAGGAAATCAACTTTTGAAGAGATGTACAACTCCATTATCTACCCTATCAATGGACAAAACATGTGGCCCACCACTGATTTTCCAGATGTCATGCCTCCACATAAAAGGATTATGCCTGGGCGACCCAAGAAAAAGAGAAGGCTGGAACAATGGGAGTTGAGGAAAGATGATACCCAATTACGAAAAGGTGGCCATAGAAAAAGATGCAGAGTTTGTCGTGAACTGGGGCACAATAGAACAAATTGCCCACAACTGCCTACACAAGGACAGTCCTCACAGCCAAGTGATGCTCCTCCACAACCAACCCAGCCATCTCAAGAGCCAATTTCTGCTACTCAACAACCAACCCAGCCATCTCAGGAGACAATTTATGCTACTATACAACCAAACCAGCCATCACAGGACCCAACTTCTGCTCCTCCACAACCAACCCTGCCACTCTGA